The Neoarius graeffei isolate fNeoGra1 chromosome 1, fNeoGra1.pri, whole genome shotgun sequence region agcccattttgtgatttccaatacagaagcatgcctgtatgtgatgcagtgccgtctaagggcccgaagatcacgggcacccagtatggttttccggccttgacccttacgcacagagattcttccagattctctgaatcttttgatgatattatgcactgtagatgatgatatgttcaaactctttgcaattttacactgtcgaactcctttctgatattactccactatttgtcggtgcagaattagggggattggtgatcctcttcccatctttacttctgagagccgctgccactccaagatgctctttttatacccagtcatgttaatgacctattgccaattgacctaatgagttgcagtttggtcctccagctgttccttttttgtccctttaacttttccagcctcttattgcccctgtcccaactttgagatgtgttgctgtcatgaaatttcaaatgagccaatatttggcatgaaatttcaaaatgtctcactttcgacatctgatgtgttgtctatgttctattgtgaatacaatatcagtttttgagatttgtaaattattgcattccgtttttatttacaatttgtactttgtcccaacttttttggaatctgggttgtacacacacacacacacacacagtaaattctggcatgataatacacaaacAATTGAGCGCCAATGGTGTGAAAGCAAGCGCCAACGGCGCGAAGTGAAACTAggaggggtccgggggcatgctcccccggcAAATttattgaaaatagatgctctcaggtgcattttcagggtctctgagaggttttagatccatgatttaTAGGATAgagtttaccagtgtttcaatgatttctgacctaaatagtattaatgtaaacacatttgaaatttcaccttaaagttcaacatgcaagttaaattgttttgttatcgattactgaggtctatgatcgactgaaaatctacagggatcccttaattatctctgatcaagtcgtgttgtaacaaaaatgtgcatgaaaatatgaacagtggtttgctccatcttatgcaatccaatgaagagaatcgatcatcatgacctcctgttgatcacaaagggatctgaacctaagacctgccaccttaaaataagttgctgtattactataactaatgatttagaatgtttcggatgcaattaccgtaatatatgtagaactaaggtgcactgaaaagaaaagtcaggcaactgcatattataaagtttaaattttggcactttattaaatggactagattaagattaaaacatatttaaaggaaaagaaaacttaattcatacatttaagtttgcagaaagattatgtatttataaacacattcatgaagagaatttcttaataagtgtcaaatgtagcataattgtgAATAATAatgagcatatttggcagtgtgatgtcactgtgagcctttaacaaaagaataatccggagccgccttttgttaaatggatcccagtgacatcacactgccaaaactgcttatgattattatttgaaatgatgctgtatttgacacatttggacagctTCACttggtgagagtgtttataagtacagaatctttctgcaaacccaaactaatggatttaagttttctactcctttaaagcagattaattctccttggcttttgcttggcccaatgttgggcagccctctcatagtccatctcgccgtcatccatgctgatgtggattaatttgtccagcgagtctcctagcttattaaaatcagtcggctttgtccgtctggtgcgggacaacatcggcagccaatgagatcacttataatgaatcggaaacttccgggatgtctaacgttttctttcgatatttttattggacggtttgacacgtgatcttgacgtagccaacagattagtttgtttacatcatactagggctgggtatcaccagatacttcacgatacgatactatggcgatattttgcccacgataacgataatatcacggtacagcgattctgcgataatcgatatattgcaagaaatttcaaccacatcacgatatctgtcactgaagaaaatcagaatttattgaccactgtaaaattacatttcacatacataactacacactcttgccagacatatattcgtctctattccactgctggcaaaaccaagagttgcttcactacaacatacagaaaattcccatttctgtaagcatggacacatcagtgctgcttaacaagcagaatcaaattgttttatgaaaacttaaaacttgcactgcagactgcacatacatttcagtgctaacactaatatcaatttgttctttgtaaacttgagaacgtatacctgagaacatttaacttgtgcttattttgcaggaacagcacactgtctgaaacgcattgaaaagtgcagtgggcatcttagtctcctactgcgcatgcgcagaacacatgaattagcaagttctcatacagaccggtttattattcaaaacaaggcattacaaattatttgactcggccaaagactcgaccaatacgcacaaaacaaaaatcggcaaatgcgtgaaatactcactgattttctatcagcccagctgatcggtaggacaaaactactgttgaattttcctaccctcctggatttcgcgcatgcgcagtaggctcggtaggacaaatccaagaggtaggataactttacagaacaccggctcactttttttttttttttctcctttcctttggaatccaaagtgcctccaaacatcaaatcaaatcaaatcaagtttatttgtacagcgcttttaacaaacattgtcgcaaagcagctttacagaatttgaacgacttaaaacatgagctaattttatccctaatcaaacatctgccttaaagtgcggcggcggcgtctctaggttgacgttaacagccatgcttgcttgtttttattcctcactgcaaccgccggggaaaaaagagaagacgaagagtgccttgcagtgagggagcggcacagcgacacctcgcggatcggaggtgcggaagtcgtactggatttacaaccagtctgaaacatgatttattatttgaaaaaaatatcgatattcaaattgagtatcgatattgaatcagaagacaaagtatcgcgatatatcgccgtatcgatatttttgcacacccgtacatcataccacgcggacatattactttgacaatcaacacaaacattggaaaaaaaaggccgcttgtttaagacaaatatcaatcagtatgtaaatggatctgttatttgctctcctgtgtatcgagttacttgtggggaggaaatttaacgtatcggtataaatctaagcgtatcggattttaactaaagcgactaagcgtatcggcaggcagagcgagCGGATCGGGCCCGACACGCTAAAAcattttggggaaaaccatgcatcCTTATAGGCAAGTCCTGCCACTTGGCAGCCatcttggtaacacacacacagttatagattagagattagatagaactttattgatccctttgggagggttccctcagggaaattaaaattatatCAGTCTAACAAGACCAGGCTCCTATCTAagagaaaagggagagaaaaatgaCTGCGATTTCAATGGCCACCGGAACGTAAAAACTGCATGTGCAGAAAATCAAtcaaatatgatttttaaaaaacgcCTAAAAGTTTGGTGACTTTGCCCTCAAAATGAGGTTTAAAAAGCTTCCCTCTCCCACAGGTTCTACTATGCATGTGCAAGGTTACTACGTGGTCACTATACTTCTACGACGCAAGTGCAACTACAGGCTTTCCTGAGTACAACACCACCATCAGCTTAGTGTTTTCCAGTTCAGCAGACGATTGGCTTTATGGAGAGAAGGCAGGACATGTGCATACAACTAACATCTTAGGTGTTAGACTTTTCATAAATTTCTATTCAGGAACCTTAAAGTGGCATATCTCCTCCCTTAGAAGATCTCCGCTCTCGGGCAGCTTGCCTCTGCTCTGTGCTCAGTGAGAGAGACTGATGGTAATAAAAATATCATTTAAAGGAAGACAGTATATTAACTATATATTATAGACAGGACAGTAATCCCCCTACCTTCAACACTGACTGTGTAAATATGAAGGTCTTCCTTCTCCTCCGGATCTCGGACGATGTAAACTCCCCCATCAGTCGACCGGACTCCTCTCAGTGTGAGAACCGTGTTAGTGAGTGATGTTCTCGAGGTGTATTCAGCTGTACAGTGGAGTGAGCTTCTGTCCACACTGCAGATCTGTTTATCTGAATCTCTGTGGTTATAGATCACCTCCACTCGCTCTGATACGTGCAAATCCAGCAGCAGATCTTCACCAGGCTTCAGCTGAACTAATGAGATCAGTTCTAAGAAGAAGAATTAATTGTATGTAAAtgtgaatatatattttttaatcagCAGCAGTTGGTCTGTAGAGCAGGTAAAGACACTTACTGTCGACTACGAGCTGCACATCTTTAATGTCTCTGCCATCACACTGACACGTGTACAGTTTCCTCTGACTGAAATCAGCTGCAGGGATGGTGAGGGTGAGATTTCCCTTCAGGTACTCATCATGGGACATTTTAAATCCCTCCTCTGACCAGCAGGATATCTGATCACACTGAGCCACTACATGATCGTTACTGGACAATCTCCATTTGGCCTCACGAGAACAGGTCCGTTCACATGGCAGAGCAGCAGACTGATTAAACTTCACCCGTACTGTAGTAACAGCTGATACAGGTGCTGAAACAGAGAGAAAATACTTTTAggtaaagggggaaaaaaaaaccccacacacacacacacggctaagtcaaagttctaagacaaattgaaaaaaatctctGTTTATGAAAATAaaactatttctctacatatcctccatttaagtctaaacacttctgcaagcggcgtttccatcggagaattccttctctgtagaattctgggggatgtctttcacaccttttgaaattataacatctgtcttagaactttttgacttaccctcgtgtgtatgtgtacacatgcacgcgcgcacacatatatacacacacacacacacagtgtgtacaGGTGATAGACAACAGTGTAACGCTGGAAGCTCACAAACAAATATTACTGTGATACACTCGTACCTGAATAAAATCACTTACTAGTTATGGAGATGATCATGAAGATGACACCACGAAGAACACAGGAGGAGGTCATGTCAAACACCACCATCAGCCCTGTAGAGGTGAGAAATCAACCAGACATTCAGACTCAGATTCTGCCCAGCTCACACTGGCATTTTTAGCTGTATGGCTAACTCAGTTATTCTGTTTTTTCTTATAAGGGCACGTATTTCACTAGAGGCACTCTTAGGCGAAGCGATGCACCGATACTAGTATTGGGCTGGTACTGCGCTCATATAAAAATTATTTAATGCCACACACCAATATCACTTAATAACATTACATTAAACTCAAGGCCACAGTCAGAGGGTGTTCCGTCAGTTTTTACTGCCCCATCAGATTTTTGTATCTAGTGAGAGATTTGTCAACTGAAAAGAGAAATGAGAAATTGAGAACACTAGTATAGGCAAATTAGCAATTGTACACAGAGATGTCGTCAGCAATGTGGTCATATTTTAAAATAAGGGACAACAGACGTAAGGCAGACTGCAAGCTTTGTTCTGCTAAAGTGACAAGAGGAGGAGGAAGGGAGAACACATCATTTAACATGAGCAATTTGATGAAAACATCTAATGGCTTATCATCCGGCCTTGGCCAAGATTCTTCTAACGACCCCTCGCCAGGCCTCTCTGTCTGCCACTGCTGTGCTGAGATCCTGCACATGAATCCTGGAGTCCTTTGACAGAATCGCTGGGAAAGTGATCTTCCTTGACCTAACCGGGCACTTGGTCAGGCTCCAAAGTAATAGGTGTAATACTGTTTCCCCCTTAGCTCAAAAGCAGCGCCCAGCAAACTTTTCTTTGCCTGTGTCTTAAGGAAACAGGCTGAAGATCCCGAGAGACTTCTTCTAGGGTGATGTGAGCAGATCAATGGATGTTTTGGACGTGACATAGAAGGTTGGTCTAAGTTCCACCTTGTCAGTGCTGTTTGACTCTACGTCCAGGTCTCAGCTCCATAAAAAAAGAATGGAATGACCGATCTGAACAAGTCAACCTTCAAATTTCTGTCAAGGTTAGAGTGCTATATTTTGTCAAGGTGTCCTGGCCAAGGCAGGGATGCccagcatgtttgccatgctgacCCAGAGACGCCTGCGCCAGCTAGGCCACGTCAGCCGCATGGACGACGGCCACATCCCAAAGGACTTGTTGTATGGTGAGCTGgccacaggctccagacccacaggacGACCTGCACTACTCTACAAGGACGTGTGCAAGCACGACCCAAGGGCAGGCGGCTTCAACCCCGCAGACCTGGAGACGGCGGTCTCAGACCACGCTGGCTGGCGGTCCACCACCAAGGCCGTCGTTGGGGAagccgaggaaaggagagagacctggtggggggagaggaggctCCGACGACAGCGGAGAATGTAGTCGGCACCAACAGACACCcgaccaagcaacttcacctgcagcaGACCGTGCGGCTCACACATCGGCCTATACAGTCATACCAGGCGCTGCAACTCAacaactgatggatgacccctggcGCAGATCGCCATGATCTTTCGAGATCGAAGGAGCCAACAATACCCTTGATCAAACTTCTAGTTTAAAAATAATGTTAAAAAGCTGGGTAACACACTGAAATTTAACCTCACAAACTTTAGACAAACTCTTACTGCTGAAGCAtcactgtcagggtgcaggcacttacggatgcaggtgcaggggagagtgggagaagcaaactgtagatgaagccAAATCAGTAGACAAGACCTGTGGTCAGAGAAACGGGCAGAGGTCGGTTGATCAGCAAAAAGGATAAAGGCGAGACGAGGAGACAAGGTCGAGGAAACATAAAAGGTCAAATAGCGAAAaggcaggcagaaagtaaacactgaacaatactttaCGCTGACTAGGCATGACAGTGGTGTTTAAATAGCAGTCTTTTccacagaaaaaaattaaagccctaaattgtggcataaaacacagacaattgagcgccaacggcgcgaagtgaaactaggggggtccgggggcatgcccccctggAAAATgtattgaaaatagatgctctcaggtgcattttcagggtctcagaggttttagatccatgatttagattttaacagtgcttcaatgatttctgacctaaatagtattaatgtaaacacatttgaaatttcaccttaaagttcaacatgcaagttaaactgttttgttatcgaTTACTTAAGTATACGATAGATCTGAAAATCTACGGCGATCCCTTGCACTTAATTACCTCTAATCAagtcgtgttgtaacaaaaatgtgcatgaaaatatgaacagtggtttgctccatcttatgcaatccaatgaagagaatcgatcatcatgacctcctgttgatcacaaagggatctgaaccgaagacctgccaccttaaaataagttgctgcattactataactgtaatgatttagaatgtttcggatgcaattaccgtaatatatgtagaactaagatgcactgaaaagaaaagtaaggcagctgcatattatagtttacattttggcactttattaaatggactagattaagattacaagatatttaaaggaaaagaaagcttaattcatacatttaagtttgcagaaagattatgtatttataaacacattcatgaagagaatttgttaataagtgtcaaatgtagcataattgtgAATAATAACGAtgagcgtatttggcagtgtgatgtcactgtgagcctttaacaaaagaataatccggagccgccttttgttaaatggatcccagtgacatcacactgccaaaactgcttatgattatttgaaatgatgctgtacttgacacatttggacaacttcactttgtgAGAGAATgtttaagtacataatctttctgcaaacccaaactaattaagttttctcctcctttaaagcagattaattctccttggcttttgcttggcccaatgttgggcagccctctcatagtccatctcgccgtCATCCATGCCgatgtggattaatttgtccagcgagtcttcacctagcttattaaaatccgtcggctttgtccgtctggtggggaacaacatcggcagccaatgagatcgcttataatgaatcggaaacttccgggatgtctgacgttttctttcgatgtttttattggacggtttgaacacgtgacacGTTGActtgacacagccaacagattagtttgtttacatcataccacgcggacatattactttgacagaatcaacacaaacattggggggggaaaaggccgcttgtttaacacaaataatcAGTATgttaatggatctgttatttgctctcctgtgtatcgagttacttgtgggtaggaaatttaatgtatcggtataaatctaagcgtatcggattttaactaaagcgactaagcgtatcggcaggcagagcgagCGTATTGGGCCcgacacgctaaaacgctttggggaaaaccatgaataGGGAAGCTGATTAAGGGggaaaatgagtgacaggtgtaattaataagctggagacagagggcgctgtggttcttgggaagtgtagttcatggTGGCTGTTTGGAGGCTGTTTCAAGCTTGTGCTCTCAACGCTGTTACTGACACTCACATACATACTTAAATGCAATGATTATCCTACATCTTTTGTATTGCATGACTAGTTCGTTTCAGGCATGTAAAACAACCTTAAGACCACTTGAACCATTATATAAAAGCGCCCttaaaagcatatacgcagagccatgaatAAATGctgtgagacctcaagaatggcacaggaatagttaagTGTTAAcggtaaatctaatatagtaatttttacaattaaagtgatttatataggtagcggtctgagtgaatgaccttgacgtccgtaatgtcccagcaggaagtctatcggtctcatcgccatttccgctatactaaaacacagagctgactgcaactccgatcttcCATttagagctaatttatcaccatgccacgtagatgtgttgctggccggtgcagcaacacgacagaaggtggatttacattgcattcatggccccagaaggttcaaactgcaaagactttttgcgagaagttcacaggcacattgggcacctatgaagtggtctctcctctgctctgcacattttactgaagactcgtatgagacctctgatctgttgaggagcgttggatataagcccggattgaaagagggtgcagtaccaacaattaaaggaaaagaaaactacaagaaaaggaaagtatttatttataaaaaggAAAGGGAGTTCAGTTGTACCAATTCTCCCaaagagtgagccgagggttgttggtaaaacccgggacggaatggaacgggacatatcgctcgggcagtgacctccccgcggttgttgctacaaccggtgacatcccattccgtcccaggttttagtaattgcttgagcccagcagtaatggcggaatacacaatgTGAAgacaagtgaatgagtggagcagccgtctgatttctaaactggatatcgctgccgtctcgcccttacgtggaagaagtgaatgaacggagaactgaacgaacaactgaaagtcagactgtttcaaaaacgatcggccttcaagaagcgagaacacagacgggtaagctccgactctcatttggataaaaaacatcaccacgttgtttacctgcatttagattaatacaggtCACTTGTATTGTGCGTTtacgttagcggtataagattatttaatttgcttcagaatgtgattgtctcagttcatctgattatttaatgagccttttacattttatcagtgaaaatgcatgcatgtacatgtatgttgcataagttataacacccatcctgttttaatgagggtcaacccacaatcagtgaagtcaaatcagtcttagttgagcgagtcggtaacgctatttcttactttcaccagaaatttatttatatgactttggtctattgcTGTAAAAGgcttcggccttaaaaccggttcccgctgtgacgtcacgcgctcagggctggctggctcagcggggcagctccagtgggaatttttttattcccatttatgcagcatacaagagtcaaggatggagacactatccactcagaaatttatttaaaaataaaggttctgagtATCTCCTTCAAGATCCACAACAAAAAAACCATGTCAATACCACCACTGTCATATACTCACCAAATATGTTGAAAATTTGATCATGCACACAAATATCTGCCTACTATTGAAAATTATccataaggccattattaaaaaatgttctgtttctggtccaccggccgggtgagtgccgtatgtgcgggtgaaatttttttttaacgccgttttttcgacatttttttcgggttcgtaaatctaaaatcgaacttgacatttacgcattcccagggctttccactaaggctcatactagccagccatgacaaataagtagccagccagggggagtaaacacaacaactcctgtgcacgcagttcccaggattaaatggattttccacagaccatttatttattcactttactcaaatacaaagtaaaatggcagtaaatcatctttcttttcttgcgtattgcatcatgaggcgttcctggcttgtaaatctcttattttcggtgcatgacacattcacgcagctgagcatgctatgaattaacaacgacaacggtctgcagtggggctacacaattacacactcggcgaacatttctccatttgtgtatgaaaatacactccaaccactcagtttggtttcatttacaaccaacggtgtcttttgatgccagcacgtaattgaacgagagaagactggtttaccggagacaaaataagcgttctctctgcttctgttccctccgacacactactgcctccgctgaatgcgcacacacaccgcatgtcggggccgcggatgagttactctcccttgatcaacgaagtctgcggggaatttgtggttatcggtacaaacagcgcaaatcacaacttaaatgagtgcggttcagtttgacattgtcagtccgttagataaacatttaattttattaaaatcgaaaattaatatttagagcctgtgggctacaaaaataatagtcattaaagtagccggctggacttaattgtgtagtcggctgtatggccggcagccggcgcttgtggaaagccctgtcgaatcagctctgcgcatgcgccgtgcggcacaaaaaaaaatggcagccaccatgaaggaaggagatccggagtcttcaaacatttgcttaagtgtgaaatcgcaaaatggtattctagcgaacaacgaaatagtaaagattcagaaaaacaaatcattcagtgatcattttaatagtgtaatttcatccgaactcggcctaacgctcgatttagaactacaaaaagtctgtgtgtcggacattttaagtacctttgtaaaagttttgcaaatgttgcagtcagcatttaaaatgctaacaaagtttttgtacaagtttcagttgattaaactgtcatattttattaaatgtgtctgcttttgtattaaaaaagtactgaaagaaaaagcaaacacagcattgcgatttcttatccatccatatataataaaaaaaaaaaaaatccctccctcccgactgaaaatttttttgctcacccggtggacaggaaacggattttttttaaggatggcctaatgtTGCTGCTTCTACAATTTCGTAGCATTTTATGGAAACGCAGTCTAGTGTTGAGCTCGAAATTAAAAGGAAACTGCATGCAACAACATTATAGTCCAAGCGGGTTGGAATTTTCAATGGGAGGTCATTGTGCATTTCCAGAGGATTTAGCtctgcactcgacttttacggactgtcccctgaagatggcgtctggagaacaACTACTTTCGGGAAGGTATGTTTTGTATTCAGTCTTCTCGACGATCTGTCCGTACACTTACAGAGCCAGGGACATTTCAGTttgtgtgtaggaaccctgtactcacttccactgaactgtaatgttgtttgaaccttggcaatggttttaaaaacagcgttttgtactggtgaaatgacatgccccttgcactgccgtgttagcgctttcggtttaaatcacaaaaaacgaactctcaaaacacaaccgattgacATGATTGTGCTACCAACTCAACGTATGAACTCCCAATCATGCGAAAAtagccctaaaaagcatttcactccagatTATTCctttaagtaaatattaacttggcacagggtaataaagacaattattttcttcacaggcaacattctgccaatccagtttctcaaagattagcacccagataaacaaagtgcaaagtaacaacgtactgccagctgtcatttggataaaagtaacaacaattagaacgagataacatgtaggcaagggcgtaggtttggtattaacactggtggggacataaacccagtgccgacccccagtggcgccaacttcaggtcaacattagagggtcacaatattttgctccgttgtgttccaccaaaagagatccatctctccaaaggccagacttttaacatttgaagttcagaactgtagtaattcatgaatgatattattaataatatgca contains the following coding sequences:
- the LOC132889862 gene encoding uncharacterized protein LOC132889862, whose translation is MVVFDMTSSCVLRGVIFMIISITTPVSAVTTVRVKFNQSAALPCERTCSREAKWRLSSNDHVVAQCDQISCWSEEGFKMSHDEYLKGNLTLTIPAADFSQRKLYTCQCDGRDIKDVQLVVDKLISLVQLKPGEDLLLDLHVSERVEVIYNHRDSDKQICSVDRSSLHCTAEYTSRTSLTNTVLTLRGVRSTDGGVYIVRDPEEKEDLHIYTVSVEAPGPECGVPVWAIVLVVLLLLVVIVGTLYVKRVILRKQRQQQRADLNSLPETERLNTGTSEDHFIQQANNGGERRQMATAVNGPIGRFRIGLAELPDVLQMDSRAESGQRSNSSTAVHNWVKVPHKCKRSNSRKDEQSLSGGAWTSSLLSSNKAAS